In the genome of Paenibacillus pabuli, one region contains:
- a CDS encoding immunity 17 family protein has translation MQDQPVLIALLAIAAGIFSLLGGINNWDWFMKSFRAGLFVKTIGRQGARVVYGIFGIVLISIGVLLLLIGQA, from the coding sequence ATGCAAGATCAACCGGTTTTAATCGCACTATTGGCTATTGCCGCAGGGATTTTCAGTCTGTTGGGTGGAATCAACAATTGGGATTGGTTTATGAAGAGTTTTAGAGCAGGTCTCTTTGTGAAAACGATTGGACGCCAGGGTGCAAGAGTCGTGTATGGCATTTTTGGAATTGTGCTGATTAGCATTGGCGTATTGTTGTTGCTGATTGGGCAAGCGTAG
- a CDS encoding glycine betaine ABC transporter substrate-binding protein, producing MIPKIPLASWIEAIVDWMSSSLSGLFKVISVVIQEVVGFFSGLFMLPHPLLFIVILGVLAYLVGRLPLTLFTVIGFLLVDNLGYWSQSMDTLGLVITSGLISILLGVPIGIWLAYSKTAARIITPLLDFMQTMPAFVYLLPAVTFFSLGVVPGVIASVIFAIPPTIRLTHLGIKQVSGELVEAADAFGSTSMQKLFKVQLPLALPTVMSGINQTIMLSLSMVVIASMIGAQGIGAEVYRAVTQLQIGKGFEAGLAVVVLAIVLDRFTQNLFMPGRKKTSRISSKQKAWITAAATLIVLVAGFSQYFTGGNTSAGGNNTSANAVGEEVNYQIIGIDPGAGIMKSTAKAIKDYNLTDWTLIEGSGAAMTATLDKAIKTEQPIIITGWTPHWMFNKYDLKYLDDPEKSFGDAEEIHTIARKGLKEDHPVAYEFLSRFQWTSDEMGEMMSAIQNGTSPEEAAKDYAEKHADQIDEWTKGLTPVNGDAFKLSYVAWDSEIASTNLLKYVMETKLGYKVNALQVEAGPMWTGVASGDVDASPAAWLPLTHADYWERYKDQVDDLGANMTGVRTGLVVPAYMTDVNSIADLETGASSSTPSANANVGNEVNHQIIGIDPGAGIMKSTASAIEKYGLSDWKLVEGSGAAMTATLDKAVKNKEPIIVTGWTPHWMFNAYDLKYLDDPEGVYGEAEQIHTIARKGLKEDKPVAYEFLDRFSWTPEDMGEIMVAIQNGEDPQKAAAAFAEKHSDKVAEWTKGLTPVNGDSIKLSYVAWDSEIASTNLLEYILKEKLGYKVTSLQVEIGPMWTGIANGDVDATPAAWLPLTSADYYNKYKDQIDDLGPNMDGAKTGLVVPTYMDINSIEDLKDN from the coding sequence ATGATTCCCAAAATACCACTAGCATCGTGGATTGAAGCGATTGTTGACTGGATGAGCTCTTCGCTCTCCGGATTGTTTAAAGTCATTTCCGTTGTCATTCAAGAGGTTGTCGGATTTTTCTCCGGGTTGTTCATGCTCCCCCATCCGCTCCTGTTTATTGTAATCCTTGGAGTATTGGCATATCTTGTTGGCCGATTACCATTGACTCTGTTTACGGTTATCGGATTCTTACTTGTAGATAACCTCGGATACTGGTCCCAATCGATGGATACTTTGGGGCTCGTTATTACGTCAGGATTAATCTCCATTCTGCTAGGTGTTCCCATCGGAATCTGGCTCGCATACAGCAAAACTGCGGCTCGGATTATTACACCATTGCTAGACTTTATGCAGACCATGCCTGCATTTGTCTACTTGCTGCCAGCTGTAACTTTTTTCAGCCTCGGTGTGGTTCCTGGTGTTATTGCATCCGTTATATTTGCGATTCCACCTACGATTCGCCTGACTCACCTCGGAATTAAGCAGGTATCCGGTGAACTGGTTGAAGCAGCAGACGCTTTTGGTTCTACTTCCATGCAAAAGTTGTTCAAAGTGCAGCTTCCACTGGCATTGCCTACCGTAATGTCAGGGATTAACCAAACCATCATGCTGTCACTGTCCATGGTTGTTATTGCTTCCATGATCGGTGCACAGGGTATTGGTGCGGAAGTCTATCGTGCGGTAACACAGCTGCAGATCGGTAAAGGTTTTGAAGCAGGTCTGGCTGTTGTGGTACTCGCAATTGTGCTTGACCGTTTCACGCAAAATCTGTTTATGCCAGGTCGTAAGAAGACCTCACGCATCTCGTCGAAACAAAAAGCCTGGATTACGGCTGCGGCAACGCTGATTGTACTTGTTGCTGGTTTCTCACAATACTTTACTGGTGGCAATACTTCTGCCGGTGGTAATAACACATCAGCTAATGCTGTAGGTGAAGAAGTCAATTATCAGATTATCGGCATTGACCCGGGTGCTGGCATTATGAAGTCTACAGCCAAAGCCATCAAAGATTATAACCTGACGGACTGGACCCTAATCGAAGGATCTGGTGCAGCGATGACTGCCACACTGGACAAAGCCATTAAAACAGAACAACCAATCATAATTACAGGCTGGACTCCGCACTGGATGTTCAACAAGTATGATCTGAAATATCTGGACGATCCGGAGAAATCTTTCGGTGATGCAGAAGAAATTCACACCATTGCACGTAAAGGTCTGAAAGAGGATCACCCGGTTGCTTATGAATTCCTGTCCCGCTTCCAATGGACATCCGATGAAATGGGCGAAATGATGAGTGCCATCCAGAATGGTACATCTCCGGAAGAAGCCGCAAAAGACTACGCTGAGAAACATGCAGACCAGATTGACGAATGGACCAAAGGTCTGACGCCAGTTAACGGTGATGCATTTAAACTTAGCTATGTAGCCTGGGATTCCGAGATCGCGAGTACCAACCTGTTGAAATATGTTATGGAAACCAAACTTGGCTATAAAGTTAACGCCCTGCAAGTTGAAGCTGGACCGATGTGGACGGGTGTCGCCTCAGGCGACGTAGATGCCTCTCCAGCAGCCTGGCTGCCATTGACTCACGCTGACTACTGGGAACGTTACAAAGACCAGGTGGATGATCTGGGTGCCAACATGACCGGTGTACGTACAGGGCTCGTTGTTCCTGCGTACATGACAGACGTTAATTCGATTGCAGACCTGGAAACAGGTGCTTCTTCCTCGACTCCATCGGCGAATGCCAATGTGGGTAATGAAGTGAATCACCAAATTATCGGTATCGATCCTGGTGCCGGAATTATGAAATCCACAGCGAGTGCCATTGAGAAATACGGTTTGTCTGACTGGAAACTGGTTGAAGGTTCAGGAGCTGCAATGACAGCTACACTGGATAAAGCCGTTAAGAATAAAGAACCGATTATCGTTACCGGTTGGACACCGCATTGGATGTTCAACGCATATGACCTGAAATACCTGGACGATCCAGAAGGCGTCTACGGTGAAGCAGAACAAATTCATACCATTGCCCGCAAAGGGTTAAAGGAAGACAAACCTGTCGCTTATGAATTCCTGGATCGCTTCTCTTGGACACCTGAGGATATGGGTGAAATCATGGTCGCCATTCAAAACGGAGAAGATCCCCAAAAAGCCGCAGCAGCTTTTGCCGAGAAGCATAGTGACAAAGTGGCTGAATGGACCAAAGGTCTGACCCCAGTGAATGGAGATTCCATTAAACTGAGTTACGTAGCCTGGGACTCCGAAATTGCAAGTACCAACTTGCTGGAGTACATTCTGAAAGAAAAACTGGGTTACAAAGTAACCTCCCTTCAAGTGGAAATCGGTCCAATGTGGACCGGCATTGCCAATGGTGATGTAGATGCAACTCCTGCTGCATGGTTGCCTCTCACCTCTGCAGATTATTACAACAAATACAAGGATCAGATCGATGATCTCGGTCCAAATATGGACGGTGCCAAAACAGGCCTGGTTGTACCAACCTATATGGACATCAATTCCATTGAAGATTTAAAAGATAATTAA
- a CDS encoding quaternary amine ABC transporter ATP-binding protein produces the protein MTILEVKNVSKLFGPQTEQGLQLLEQGWGKEKLAKEKQITVGVNRVNMEIQEGEIFVIMGLSGSGKSTLVRMFNRLIEPTSGEILVHGKDLRKMNKEQLREVRRKTISMVFQKFALFPHRTVLDNVEYGLEVQKVDKDKRREKAKTSLELVGLKGWEDKMPDELSGGMQQRVGLARALANDPEVLLMDEAFSALDPLIRRDMQDELIELQDKMKKTIIFITHDLDEALRIGDRIALMKDGAVVQIGTPEEIMIQPANSYVARFVEDVDLSKVLTASHVMRRPETITLDRGPRVALELMRERGISNLFVIDRSKKLLGVITAEDATRAMRENKVLNDILITDGPTVSPETLIHELFEIVSSAHVPLAVVGENGRLQGVIVRGALLGALSGEVAVKEELANDSQNTTSIVD, from the coding sequence ATGACCATACTTGAAGTAAAGAATGTAAGTAAACTGTTTGGCCCCCAAACCGAGCAAGGTCTGCAATTACTGGAGCAAGGTTGGGGCAAAGAAAAGTTGGCCAAAGAAAAACAGATAACGGTTGGTGTCAACCGGGTCAACATGGAGATTCAGGAAGGTGAAATTTTCGTCATCATGGGACTGTCCGGAAGTGGGAAGTCGACACTTGTTCGAATGTTCAATCGTCTGATTGAACCTACATCGGGAGAGATTCTCGTCCATGGTAAAGATCTGCGTAAGATGAACAAGGAACAATTGCGCGAAGTGCGTCGGAAAACGATCAGCATGGTATTCCAGAAATTTGCGTTATTCCCGCACCGTACCGTTCTCGATAATGTGGAGTATGGACTCGAAGTTCAAAAGGTAGATAAAGATAAGCGTCGGGAAAAGGCAAAAACGTCGCTTGAACTGGTTGGCCTCAAAGGCTGGGAAGATAAAATGCCGGATGAGCTGAGTGGCGGGATGCAGCAGCGTGTAGGTTTGGCCCGTGCGCTGGCGAATGATCCGGAAGTACTGCTAATGGATGAAGCATTCAGTGCACTTGATCCACTGATTCGTCGTGATATGCAGGATGAGCTGATTGAGCTTCAGGATAAAATGAAAAAGACCATTATTTTCATTACCCATGACTTGGACGAAGCGCTGCGCATCGGCGATCGTATTGCCCTCATGAAAGACGGCGCAGTTGTGCAGATCGGTACTCCGGAAGAAATCATGATTCAACCGGCCAACTCATATGTGGCCCGCTTCGTCGAAGACGTGGACTTGTCCAAGGTCCTTACCGCATCTCATGTTATGCGACGTCCTGAAACGATTACGCTTGACCGTGGTCCTCGTGTTGCCCTCGAATTAATGCGCGAACGTGGTATTTCCAACCTGTTTGTCATTGACCGTTCGAAGAAGCTGCTTGGTGTTATTACAGCAGAAGATGCAACCCGCGCGATGCGCGAAAACAAAGTGTTAAACGACATTCTGATCACGGATGGGCCGACGGTATCACCTGAGACCCTGATTCATGAATTGTTCGAAATCGTAAGTTCCGCCCATGTGCCACTCGCTGTTGTTGGCGAAAATGGCCGTCTGCAAGGTGTTATCGTCCGCGGTGCCCTGCTTGGCGCACTAAGCGGTGAAGTTGCAGTAAAGGAGGAACTTGCGAATGATTCCCAAAATACCACTAGCATCGTGGATTGA
- a CDS encoding GbsR/MarR family transcriptional regulator, whose amino-acid sequence MSLDHLQEEQQATVLRIRKRVIEAIGRNMDLYGVTLSTGHLYGLLFFADKPMTLDDMGREMEMSKTSMSTGVRTLLDLKMVNKVWSKGSRKDLYEVEYDWHQTFTDYFVIKWRKAVESNLQVLRKSIDELNRLITELDEQTDAELLHILKEDKHKVLQAEAYYKWLDRLIDTMEDEEIYKLVPKEEIKEHE is encoded by the coding sequence ATGAGCTTGGACCATTTACAAGAGGAACAGCAGGCAACCGTTCTTAGAATCCGTAAACGCGTCATTGAAGCCATTGGACGTAATATGGATCTCTACGGCGTTACGCTGTCCACGGGACACTTATATGGATTGCTTTTTTTTGCAGACAAACCTATGACCCTTGACGATATGGGCCGGGAAATGGAAATGAGCAAAACAAGCATGAGTACCGGCGTACGTACACTGCTGGATCTAAAAATGGTGAATAAAGTATGGAGCAAAGGCTCCCGGAAAGACCTATATGAAGTGGAGTATGACTGGCATCAGACGTTTACGGATTATTTTGTGATTAAATGGAGAAAAGCTGTGGAGAGTAACCTTCAGGTCCTGCGCAAATCCATTGATGAACTGAATCGTTTGATTACTGAACTGGACGAACAAACGGATGCTGAGCTTCTTCATATTCTTAAGGAAGACAAGCATAAGGTGCTTCAAGCAGAAGCCTATTACAAATGGCTGGATCGTTTGATTGATACCATGGAAGATGAGGAAATATACAAATTGGTTCCAAAGGAAGAAATCAAGGAACATGAATAA
- a CDS encoding helix-turn-helix domain-containing protein, translating to MTEQLPFISETSSLPLLSSMCRVRRGEHFRVQGKTVSRPMLCLILQGDGVLVLNDTVYTAETNQLYVLKAGTTIEAAARSAVTEFILLSMDTVCLQQVRGQWKMSSSSGFPLDWETGRLMVRHDQQARERFEQLIEAYRGVHPDHFISIHSQLHELLQYLSENRLEENYEKVDPALERSIMYMRRFMSEGISMDQLAKIAGLTPSSYSRSFKKAKGMSPTDYLNRLRIDEAKKQLKQESCVLKDVAVSVGYGNEYYFSRKFKQTLGIAPSLYMKRDQIRVATASRIGLHENLSSLGLHPVAAMDGFHDRELDEVEQQQGLAKQLEKLRQAKPDLIIGDFYHQPFYDKLKSIAPTVILTQAQDWKENHMRMAELIGREQQALQNFKKLELRKLEIGLRLRHHFGQERIALLQITNHSIRLLERAEHPLNRLIYEDLGLKPAQIISTDTITDEYAADSIPMLDTDHLFIQRVSSSPASEKILRRMKQTTAWNRSPAVLKGNVHDISDWSILTWTPGGRHQIMDELEQIIQQLLTRSRVGLLGQL from the coding sequence ATGACTGAACAGCTTCCCTTCATTTCTGAAACCTCATCTCTGCCGCTCCTCTCTTCGATGTGCCGTGTACGGCGCGGGGAGCATTTCCGTGTGCAAGGCAAGACGGTGTCCCGGCCCATGCTCTGTCTTATTTTACAAGGAGACGGTGTTCTGGTTCTGAACGACACAGTCTATACCGCTGAAACCAATCAACTGTATGTCCTGAAGGCAGGAACAACGATTGAGGCGGCTGCACGCTCCGCTGTGACGGAGTTTATACTACTTAGCATGGATACGGTTTGTTTGCAGCAAGTGCGCGGTCAATGGAAAATGTCCTCCTCTTCCGGCTTCCCGCTCGATTGGGAAACGGGCAGACTGATGGTTCGTCATGACCAACAGGCCAGAGAACGATTTGAACAGTTAATAGAAGCCTATCGCGGCGTTCATCCTGATCACTTTATTAGCATACATAGCCAGCTGCATGAACTTTTGCAGTATCTCTCGGAGAACAGGCTTGAAGAAAATTATGAGAAGGTTGATCCAGCGCTTGAACGCAGCATTATGTATATGAGACGGTTCATGAGTGAAGGCATCAGCATGGATCAACTGGCCAAAATTGCCGGATTAACCCCAAGCTCCTATTCTCGCAGTTTCAAAAAAGCCAAAGGCATGTCGCCTACCGATTATCTAAATCGCTTACGGATTGACGAGGCCAAAAAACAGCTCAAACAGGAATCATGTGTACTCAAAGACGTCGCCGTATCTGTTGGCTATGGCAATGAATATTATTTTAGCCGCAAATTCAAACAAACCTTGGGAATCGCACCCAGCCTGTATATGAAAAGAGACCAAATTCGCGTAGCTACAGCGTCCAGAATAGGCCTTCATGAGAATCTCTCTTCGCTCGGATTACATCCCGTAGCTGCAATGGACGGATTTCATGATCGAGAGCTTGATGAAGTCGAGCAGCAGCAGGGGCTAGCCAAACAATTGGAGAAATTACGTCAGGCCAAGCCGGACCTGATTATCGGAGACTTTTATCATCAACCTTTTTACGATAAGCTTAAAAGTATTGCACCTACAGTTATTCTGACTCAGGCCCAAGACTGGAAAGAAAATCACATGCGCATGGCTGAACTTATCGGACGAGAGCAACAGGCCTTGCAGAATTTCAAAAAGCTTGAGCTTCGCAAACTTGAAATCGGACTTCGTTTGAGACATCACTTCGGACAAGAACGTATTGCGCTTTTGCAAATTACGAATCATTCTATCCGGCTTCTGGAAAGAGCTGAGCACCCATTAAATCGCCTCATCTACGAGGATCTGGGGCTAAAACCTGCACAGATCATTTCAACTGATACAATAACAGACGAGTATGCGGCAGATAGCATCCCCATGTTGGACACGGATCATCTGTTCATACAGCGCGTCTCCAGTTCACCTGCCAGTGAGAAGATACTTCGGCGCATGAAACAAACGACCGCCTGGAATCGTTCTCCAGCGGTGTTGAAAGGCAACGTGCACGACATATCCGATTGGTCCATCCTCACCTGGACCCCCGGCGGACGCCATCAGATCATGGACGAACTGGAACAGATCATTCAGCAGCTGTTAACCCGTTCTCGTGTGGGATTACTCGGACAATTGTAA
- a CDS encoding DUF5050 domain-containing protein — MNKWSTRLQRTFCTLLLFTLIVAAVLGGGANAQAASLSQTTVYYDSDGVLYKVSGDGTGTTEVLLDFEGDGLAAAGSYLYYTRSESSTTLLRVPNDGSSDSAETYATDVLSYFTDNGFIYYMDSKGTIYRANGNSEASAATKIADKADTDFPLLAVTKGRVYYNGLVNGKPWIVSKASNGSGAVVRIAAGAVESRYFMNVAKNELQLMVNTDPYEQYYSTNAIIMYKVNYNTGKGTAVNPKAKLDVNAVYAGGWGNNLYVYNKGIKLDSSKDYDYSTGKAFALTTSGKTFQLHSKSIREVSPLGTDKVVVVDADKKAYAKTIAGNKVSKSANLNLNSVTFVTTQLTNGIPTLVYVSGTNGLYSVSTALKVTKLAGEEWATFQLHDDVPGIFYINADDLYRLYHVQANGTGKKVLSDVFLDDILLVVPN; from the coding sequence ATGAACAAATGGTCTACACGCTTGCAACGTACATTTTGCACCTTGCTGCTTTTCACTTTGATCGTGGCAGCAGTGCTTGGGGGCGGAGCCAATGCTCAAGCAGCTTCCCTCAGCCAAACTACGGTATATTATGATTCCGATGGTGTATTGTACAAAGTATCTGGTGACGGTACCGGAACCACAGAGGTATTGCTTGATTTTGAAGGGGATGGTCTGGCTGCGGCAGGATCCTATCTCTATTACACCCGTTCCGAGTCTTCCACAACGCTGCTTCGCGTTCCCAATGACGGTTCCAGCGATTCGGCTGAAACGTATGCAACAGATGTTCTGAGCTACTTTACGGACAATGGGTTCATCTATTATATGGATTCCAAAGGAACGATCTATCGTGCAAATGGCAATAGTGAAGCTTCCGCTGCCACCAAAATTGCAGACAAAGCAGATACAGATTTTCCGCTGCTCGCCGTAACAAAAGGTCGTGTATATTATAATGGGCTCGTTAATGGAAAGCCTTGGATCGTCTCCAAAGCTTCCAACGGCAGTGGAGCCGTAGTGCGAATTGCTGCCGGTGCAGTAGAAAGTCGTTATTTTATGAACGTGGCCAAAAACGAACTGCAGCTGATGGTGAACACTGACCCGTACGAGCAGTACTACTCAACCAACGCCATTATTATGTACAAGGTAAACTACAATACAGGCAAAGGTACAGCTGTTAATCCAAAAGCAAAGCTGGATGTGAACGCTGTTTATGCTGGGGGCTGGGGCAACAATCTGTACGTGTATAACAAAGGCATCAAGCTGGACAGCAGCAAGGATTATGATTATTCCACAGGCAAAGCCTTTGCATTGACTACTTCTGGCAAAACATTTCAGCTTCATAGTAAAAGCATCCGGGAAGTGAGTCCACTGGGTACAGATAAGGTTGTCGTTGTGGATGCAGACAAAAAGGCATATGCCAAAACGATCGCCGGGAACAAGGTATCCAAATCTGCCAACCTGAATCTGAACAGTGTCACTTTCGTGACCACTCAGTTGACCAACGGAATACCAACTCTTGTCTATGTATCCGGTACGAATGGTCTTTATTCCGTAAGCACCGCTCTCAAAGTAACCAAGCTCGCCGGAGAGGAATGGGCAACGTTCCAGCTTCATGACGATGTTCCGGGAATATTCTACATCAACGCAGATGATCTCTATCGTCTGTATCATGTGCAAGCCAACGGCACTGGCAAAAAGGTACTGAGCGACGTTTTCCTAGATGATATCCTATTGGTCGTGCCAAACTAA